One genomic region from Natronolimnobius sp. AArcel1 encodes:
- a CDS encoding helicase-related protein, whose protein sequence is MLSLPPLVDNANRTVEDVYKKIIPEIEEARIATGYFYLSGFDLYREDLEQLADPGELGHAPIRILMGRQTNRSTADEIGEGQSLRDELRDEVEESIEDLNNAQLDRLDRLRDFIAEDKVSIRVRNPKNGYFHAKGASFRAPQDDDDWETDNDTDTRPCATIVGSSNFTASGHRNNIELNLTSQDRPEAEAFEDWYDNQWANAEDFSEEIIRIIENSGKYQDWQEQQEDETEDEDTPDNLGTYIEPFELYKLLAYDELSGNVNIRDSPLYYFQTLGYESAKEKLSRFNGCIISDSVGLGKSFIGGELLHDYRQRGDRCLLIVPANLTEQWADLLEDDTDEDGNPYFGLEIDGKHLDVMSISKFQNLTYDEVQGLKDAFNVVLIDEAHRFRNHGKWRPNPDDEDDYKGTRRHANLRQLRGKTMIMLTATPINNSATDLENLISLFTSPEELRNKASLDFDAFEEYIELSETRKQIAAGKEEATEEEQRKITEQLQRHSEEISKILNEVMVLRTRKHVKDQIQDEEDFEMSFKPPTLSKEQYSLPAAYQPVYGMLPDVMDALHLPHITVKNPKAGGTLKALYKLNLLKRLESSTYAFVQSIETLHRSERQLLGLLDGLPEDEQIDMLRAAQDDEESETLDDFVEGDDAAEDLEQTLEEFGFDTTAVRADEDTESDSTDELVDATIGEVKTYIREDLTLLAYFLSQFIGDIAQDSGDVSDQAVSTRQWLHDHNAGVLPDVPEEELNPILYPRSDLGDVDEETREFYEAVFSLREFRDPKVERLADVLNGYDDEKVLAFTQYRATADYVYRTLLKDPDSPLTEVNSAVVKGGDDNKQDVIQRFAPEASGYQQTLAESGESELQYVIATDTLSEGVNLQDVSVQVSFDLPWNPMRIVQRVGRIDRIGSTEKKYVHNFYPDGDIEAAIKLLKRLQAKINDIALIVGKENNILDPNEDRLLEKTGVETEKTIGELQVDEIENSLQKSREIDDVNELDDTSKNPLLRNAGSNEHAAYERFLLKKELNEDFGLTEDDFEYAADYFDEVPEEREFLYTNVTDHDAGPRPGVFALAHLWFDDAGHESPLGRVRRAFYYKPFTDDVKERPVGTLKINPSVSGEPITENAESVLANRESVADVLDDRLEAIREGQVEGAFKQGESFSKEQETILDFISHYLQPNHGEVPVSVDDYDTLGDWAVDLRERLQDVKLAGTDEDRILRDTFRHNEQYDSFPEWPPVKFLEELERFLEENVEESTEYQAKLVGESEVRAQLMCWGVIGT, encoded by the coding sequence ATGCTTTCTCTCCCTCCGCTTGTCGATAACGCTAACCGGACGGTCGAAGACGTCTACAAGAAAATCATCCCGGAGATCGAAGAAGCGCGCATCGCAACCGGCTACTTCTACCTGTCTGGGTTCGACCTGTACCGCGAAGATCTCGAACAACTTGCTGATCCAGGCGAACTCGGTCACGCCCCGATCCGCATCCTAATGGGACGGCAAACAAACCGCAGCACAGCAGATGAAATCGGTGAGGGCCAAAGCCTACGCGACGAACTCAGAGACGAGGTCGAAGAGAGTATTGAGGACCTTAACAACGCGCAACTAGACCGGTTAGATCGGCTGCGAGACTTCATAGCCGAAGACAAGGTTAGCATCCGTGTGCGAAACCCAAAAAACGGCTACTTCCACGCCAAAGGAGCCTCGTTCAGAGCCCCGCAAGACGATGACGACTGGGAGACTGACAACGATACGGATACGCGTCCGTGTGCGACTATTGTCGGGTCCTCAAACTTCACCGCGAGTGGCCATCGGAACAACATCGAACTGAATCTCACAAGCCAAGACCGGCCTGAAGCAGAGGCATTCGAAGACTGGTACGATAACCAGTGGGCGAATGCTGAGGACTTCAGCGAGGAGATCATCCGAATCATCGAGAACAGCGGGAAGTACCAAGATTGGCAGGAACAACAAGAAGACGAAACAGAGGACGAAGACACGCCTGATAACTTAGGGACATACATTGAGCCGTTCGAGCTGTACAAACTCCTTGCGTACGACGAGCTAAGCGGAAACGTCAACATCCGCGACAGCCCACTATACTACTTCCAGACACTCGGATACGAAAGCGCGAAGGAGAAACTCTCCCGGTTCAACGGCTGCATCATCTCCGACTCAGTCGGTCTCGGGAAATCATTCATCGGCGGTGAACTCCTGCATGACTACCGCCAACGCGGAGATCGTTGTCTCCTGATCGTGCCTGCGAACCTCACCGAACAGTGGGCAGACCTCCTCGAAGACGACACAGACGAAGACGGAAACCCGTACTTCGGGCTCGAAATCGATGGTAAACACCTGGACGTGATGAGTATCAGCAAGTTCCAGAATCTCACGTACGATGAGGTTCAGGGCCTCAAAGACGCGTTCAACGTCGTTTTGATTGACGAAGCGCATCGCTTCCGGAATCACGGGAAATGGCGACCGAACCCAGACGACGAAGACGACTACAAAGGAACTCGCCGGCACGCAAACTTGCGTCAGCTCCGTGGGAAAACAATGATAATGCTGACGGCGACGCCGATCAACAACTCAGCAACCGACCTAGAGAACCTCATCAGCCTATTCACCAGTCCAGAAGAACTGCGGAACAAGGCATCACTGGACTTCGACGCCTTCGAGGAATATATCGAGCTTTCAGAGACGCGGAAGCAGATCGCTGCCGGGAAGGAGGAAGCCACCGAAGAGGAGCAGCGAAAGATTACCGAACAGCTCCAGCGACATTCGGAAGAAATCTCGAAGATCCTGAATGAGGTAATGGTACTCCGGACGCGGAAGCACGTGAAAGACCAAATTCAGGATGAAGAGGACTTCGAGATGAGTTTCAAGCCGCCAACCCTCAGCAAGGAGCAGTACTCGCTCCCGGCGGCATACCAACCAGTATACGGGATGCTTCCGGACGTGATGGACGCGCTCCACCTTCCGCACATCACGGTGAAGAACCCGAAAGCTGGTGGGACGCTAAAGGCGCTGTATAAGCTGAACTTGCTCAAGCGGCTGGAGTCATCGACGTACGCATTCGTGCAGTCCATCGAGACACTACACCGGAGTGAACGGCAACTCCTCGGCCTTCTCGATGGGCTCCCAGAAGACGAGCAAATCGACATGCTGCGAGCGGCACAGGACGACGAAGAATCCGAAACGCTCGATGACTTCGTGGAGGGGGATGACGCTGCTGAAGACCTCGAACAGACGCTGGAAGAGTTCGGGTTCGATACGACCGCGGTCCGTGCCGACGAAGACACAGAGAGTGACAGTACGGACGAATTGGTGGATGCGACAATTGGAGAGGTGAAAACGTACATCCGGGAGGACCTGACGCTGCTGGCGTACTTCCTGTCACAGTTCATCGGTGATATCGCCCAGGACTCCGGCGATGTGAGTGACCAGGCCGTTTCAACACGGCAGTGGCTTCACGATCATAATGCCGGTGTCCTTCCGGACGTTCCAGAAGAGGAGTTGAACCCGATTCTTTACCCGCGAAGTGACCTGGGTGACGTTGATGAGGAGACACGAGAGTTCTACGAGGCGGTGTTCTCGTTACGAGAGTTCCGTGACCCGAAGGTTGAGCGGCTTGCAGACGTCCTCAACGGATATGATGACGAGAAGGTCCTCGCCTTCACCCAGTACCGTGCCACGGCAGACTACGTTTATCGAACGCTTCTCAAGGATCCTGATTCGCCCCTTACAGAGGTAAATAGTGCTGTTGTCAAAGGCGGTGACGACAACAAGCAAGACGTTATTCAGCGGTTTGCACCGGAAGCCTCGGGGTACCAGCAAACACTGGCTGAATCCGGTGAATCAGAGCTACAGTACGTCATAGCAACCGACACCCTGTCGGAAGGGGTCAACCTTCAGGACGTCTCAGTCCAGGTGTCATTTGATTTACCGTGGAATCCTATGCGTATCGTTCAGCGAGTGGGTCGTATCGACCGGATCGGGAGTACGGAAAAAAAGTACGTCCACAACTTCTACCCAGACGGTGACATCGAAGCAGCGATTAAGCTCCTGAAACGGCTACAGGCGAAGATCAACGACATCGCACTCATCGTCGGAAAGGAAAACAACATCCTCGACCCGAACGAGGACCGACTTCTAGAGAAAACTGGTGTGGAGACGGAGAAGACGATTGGCGAGTTACAGGTGGACGAGATTGAAAACTCGTTACAGAAGTCGCGCGAGATCGATGACGTAAACGAGCTCGATGACACGAGCAAGAACCCGCTCCTGCGGAACGCAGGGAGTAACGAGCACGCGGCGTACGAACGCTTCCTATTGAAGAAGGAACTGAATGAGGACTTCGGACTCACGGAAGATGACTTCGAATACGCAGCGGATTACTTTGATGAAGTACCGGAAGAACGTGAGTTCTTGTATACGAACGTCACCGATCACGATGCCGGGCCCCGACCCGGTGTATTCGCCTTAGCCCACCTCTGGTTTGATGATGCCGGCCACGAATCACCACTTGGACGTGTCCGTCGGGCGTTCTACTACAAACCGTTCACGGACGATGTCAAAGAGCGTCCGGTTGGAACGCTCAAGATCAATCCGTCAGTGAGTGGTGAGCCAATCACGGAGAACGCTGAAAGCGTGTTGGCAAACCGTGAATCAGTAGCAGACGTCCTTGATGACCGATTGGAGGCGATTCGGGAAGGTCAGGTGGAAGGTGCGTTCAAGCAGGGCGAATCGTTCTCGAAGGAACAAGAGACAATTCTGGATTTTATTTCCCACTACCTCCAGCCAAACCACGGTGAGGTGCCCGTCTCAGTCGATGACTACGATACTCTTGGCGACTGGGCTGTTGATCTCCGGGAACGTCTCCAAGACGTGAAGTTAGCCGGCACGGATGAGGATCGTATCCTTCGAGATACATTCCGACATAATGAACAGTATGACTCGTTCCCGGAATGGCCCCCTGTCAAATTCTTAGAAGAGCTTGAGAGGTTCTTGGAAGAGAATGTCGAAGAATCCACCGAATATCAAGCGAAGCTCGTGGGAGAAAGTGAGGTTCGGGCCCAGCTGATGTGTTGGGGCGTGATAGGCACGTAA
- a CDS encoding Eco57I restriction-modification methylase domain-containing protein: MTLQQITADDIAGWDSLQDIANSFEKRGLKPRPNLGEDNELVLQLGDDEFVVIVNAGPGESATDFKPDNRSRHTNLVATNDFDEFTFLTRMRSWEGQQHGRIKHQKISFSKDQFTRDSGEKNTVLKKLNSIEYGSSAAIYDTLYDTQQVVKEFYEEFEELRTNLVQEVSGIPDDRGDAKQRYVQVILDRMIFLYFIQEKRLLDRNPNYLHEQPSDVVDDDEDWYENFYRPLFFDYLAEDKQNPEFGSLPYLNGGLFAKNPVEEDFPNAKLGESAEETNELFDDLLDFLSGWNWNVDERLDIVDPKNLSPAILGHIFEQTVNQKEMGAYYTPEEITGFMSRRTVHPYLLDQLNEAVDAEYDEIDDVFGFPGVEASSGEKVVADGGAMTQQVPTENVETGHVETLYHNILKEAHILDPAVGSGAFLLAAQDVLLDIYIQCIEYFQQLEQVGKGWELESRTRDELEEINKGQGGASLYAKRTVILNNLYGVDIDEGAVEICKLRLWLSMVADIEDEPNEVEPLPNIDFNIRHGNSLIGFTKVDEVATEKGDASLSNYGEGAGTGIKELYEDVIEVIERHQTATSSKVATNARRLAESRIETHSERLDQKVLEQFHDAGVEDVDGETLEQYYPFHWVLEFAPVYRDGGFDVVIGNPPWEVLSPNRHDFFSQYDETFRQYNANQKDAVEENLLEDPEIANKWNKHKETMERRADYFNKSQQYTLQSPKVAGRTVASENDLSALFLERAFELASTDSHVSLILPGFVFNGAIAKDLRNWMLENTSLGTIVGFENKGIFDNIDDRYRFGVLTFKNSGSTDYVRGLFGQNHLDILKTIDSDAVEIPKRVLANYSPEAGIFPGVTSQREADVLYKILSHPPIGNEDGHDWWADLMTKELHEPTDRGRFVESPDEGDYPVLEGENIYQFSHTPRFIDDLASPRYWSKDTDNPEESARARVRQKAFNKGYLKKALYESFGGGTTSKSQVQFVDELLEENRGEGLSESDVLPDYTEYRIGYRKISNSTNERTMVASVIPKGAVCIESVQLFRSYELNPKEEHLEQGNLHNAYERIFTDRELFCAVGLINSIPFDFLMRTKIETNMVKYKVEETQVPRLAEGDDWFHLISDRAAQLNCYGEDFAEMRDRLGDIDPATSPDERRRTQAELDAAAFHAYDLEREEAKFVLEDFHRTQNPRVMTEAYFNLVLEKYDEFEETGPKP; encoded by the coding sequence ATGACTCTCCAGCAGATTACCGCGGACGATATCGCGGGCTGGGACTCTCTACAGGATATTGCTAACTCCTTCGAGAAACGCGGGCTGAAACCCCGCCCGAATCTCGGAGAGGATAATGAACTTGTTCTTCAGCTCGGTGACGACGAATTCGTCGTGATCGTCAATGCTGGGCCGGGAGAATCAGCCACTGACTTCAAGCCAGATAACCGCTCCCGGCATACCAATCTGGTCGCCACGAACGATTTCGATGAGTTCACCTTCCTGACGCGGATGCGTAGCTGGGAAGGACAGCAGCACGGCCGCATCAAGCACCAGAAAATCTCGTTCAGCAAAGACCAGTTCACGCGCGACAGCGGGGAGAAGAATACTGTTCTGAAGAAACTCAACTCGATTGAGTATGGTTCCTCTGCGGCGATTTATGACACGCTGTACGACACACAACAGGTGGTCAAAGAGTTCTATGAAGAGTTCGAAGAACTCCGAACCAATCTCGTTCAGGAGGTCTCCGGTATTCCGGATGACCGTGGTGACGCAAAGCAACGGTATGTGCAGGTCATCCTTGATCGGATGATCTTCCTGTACTTCATCCAGGAAAAGCGACTGCTTGACCGGAATCCGAACTACCTGCATGAACAGCCCAGCGACGTCGTGGATGATGATGAAGATTGGTACGAGAACTTTTATCGGCCACTGTTCTTCGACTACCTCGCAGAGGACAAGCAGAACCCGGAATTCGGCAGTCTTCCGTACCTGAATGGTGGGCTGTTCGCCAAGAACCCTGTCGAAGAAGACTTCCCGAACGCAAAGTTGGGTGAATCCGCCGAAGAAACGAACGAGCTCTTCGATGACCTTCTGGACTTCCTGTCGGGGTGGAACTGGAACGTGGACGAGCGTCTGGACATCGTTGACCCGAAGAACCTCTCACCCGCGATTCTCGGCCACATCTTCGAGCAGACCGTCAACCAGAAAGAGATGGGCGCGTACTATACGCCCGAAGAGATCACCGGGTTCATGTCCCGCCGGACGGTCCACCCGTACCTGCTTGACCAACTCAACGAGGCTGTCGATGCTGAATACGACGAAATTGACGACGTATTCGGGTTCCCTGGTGTAGAAGCCAGCAGTGGTGAAAAAGTAGTCGCGGATGGCGGAGCGATGACCCAGCAGGTCCCTACAGAGAACGTAGAGACGGGCCACGTTGAAACCCTGTATCACAACATCCTGAAGGAAGCACATATTCTTGATCCGGCAGTGGGGAGTGGTGCGTTCCTTCTCGCTGCTCAGGACGTGCTGTTGGACATTTACATCCAGTGCATTGAATACTTCCAGCAACTCGAACAGGTAGGCAAGGGTTGGGAGTTAGAATCCCGAACCCGCGATGAGTTAGAAGAAATCAACAAAGGACAGGGTGGTGCATCGCTTTACGCGAAACGCACGGTCATCCTGAATAATCTCTACGGTGTTGACATCGATGAAGGCGCAGTTGAAATCTGTAAACTTCGTCTTTGGCTGTCGATGGTCGCTGACATAGAAGACGAACCGAACGAGGTGGAACCACTCCCCAACATCGACTTCAATATTCGACACGGTAATTCACTAATCGGGTTCACAAAGGTTGACGAGGTAGCGACGGAGAAAGGCGACGCTTCTCTCTCAAATTATGGGGAAGGTGCCGGAACAGGTATTAAGGAACTATATGAAGATGTTATCGAGGTCATCGAGCGTCATCAGACTGCAACAAGTTCGAAAGTCGCTACGAACGCAAGACGGTTAGCTGAATCCAGAATTGAAACACATAGTGAGAGACTAGATCAAAAGGTCCTAGAACAATTCCATGATGCCGGTGTTGAGGATGTTGATGGAGAGACTTTAGAACAGTACTATCCGTTCCATTGGGTTTTGGAGTTTGCTCCTGTTTACCGTGACGGCGGATTCGATGTTGTAATTGGAAATCCACCTTGGGAGGTCTTGAGCCCGAACAGACACGACTTCTTTTCTCAGTATGACGAGACCTTCCGGCAGTATAATGCCAATCAGAAGGATGCTGTCGAAGAGAATCTGCTAGAGGATCCCGAGATTGCCAATAAATGGAACAAACACAAAGAGACAATGGAGAGGCGTGCAGACTATTTCAACAAGTCACAACAGTATACGCTACAATCTCCAAAGGTAGCAGGTAGAACCGTTGCAAGCGAGAATGACCTGTCTGCCCTATTTCTTGAGCGGGCATTTGAGTTAGCGTCAACGGACAGCCATGTGAGCCTTATTCTCCCAGGTTTCGTTTTTAATGGAGCCATTGCGAAAGATCTGCGCAACTGGATGCTTGAGAACACGTCGCTGGGAACAATCGTCGGATTCGAAAACAAGGGAATATTTGACAATATCGATGACCGATATCGGTTTGGCGTCCTCACATTCAAAAACAGTGGAAGTACTGACTACGTGCGCGGTTTGTTCGGCCAAAATCATTTGGACATTCTAAAGACGATTGACTCGGACGCAGTTGAAATACCTAAACGTGTTTTAGCGAATTATTCTCCTGAAGCTGGAATCTTCCCAGGCGTAACATCCCAACGAGAAGCCGACGTTTTGTACAAGATCCTATCTCACCCTCCAATTGGAAATGAAGATGGGCACGACTGGTGGGCTGATTTGATGACGAAGGAACTTCACGAACCGACTGATCGAGGGCGGTTCGTCGAATCACCTGATGAAGGAGATTACCCGGTGCTTGAGGGTGAGAACATCTATCAGTTTAGCCACACCCCCCGTTTCATCGATGACTTAGCCTCCCCACGTTACTGGAGCAAAGATACAGACAATCCTGAAGAAAGCGCTCGCGCTCGTGTGCGACAAAAAGCATTCAATAAAGGATACCTCAAGAAGGCTCTTTACGAATCATTCGGGGGTGGAACCACCAGCAAGTCTCAAGTCCAGTTCGTTGATGAACTACTCGAAGAAAATCGGGGCGAGGGGCTTTCTGAGTCAGATGTACTTCCGGATTATACAGAATACCGGATTGGGTACCGAAAAATCTCTAATTCGACCAACGAACGAACAATGGTCGCATCGGTGATTCCCAAGGGAGCAGTGTGCATTGAGTCAGTACAACTCTTCAGATCGTACGAACTCAACCCAAAAGAAGAGCACTTAGAACAAGGGAATCTACATAACGCGTATGAGCGGATTTTCACCGACCGTGAATTGTTCTGCGCGGTGGGATTGATCAACAGCATCCCATTCGACTTCTTGATGCGAACGAAGATTGAGACCAATATGGTGAAATACAAGGTTGAAGAAACTCAGGTACCCCGGCTTGCAGAAGGTGATGACTGGTTCCACCTCATCTCTGACAGAGCCGCACAGTTGAATTGCTACGGGGAGGACTTTGCTGAAATGCGTGACCGATTGGGCGATATCGATCCTGCCACTTCTCCTGATGAACGTAGAAGGACACAGGCTGAACTTGATGCAGCTGCATTCCACGCGTACGATCTCGAACGGGAAGAGGCAAAATTCGTTTTAGAGGACTTTCACCGAACACAGAATCCCCGGGTTATGACAGAAGCATACTTCAACCTCGTACTTGAGAAGTACGACGAGTTTGAGGAAACCGGACCCAAGCCGTAA